The genome window ATTTTTTTAAAGAGCGATTGAAGGATGTGGCATTTTTAAACATTTCGCTCATATCTCTGACATTAAATACATCCCAATCTTGCAGGGCTCTATCAAAAGAGATTGCCCCCATAAACATTGCTTGCATGTTTTTGACATTACTTACATTCCACTTCTCTAGAGGTTTATCAAATTTTATTGCTCTCTCAAACATATGACTCATATTTTCTACATTGCTGACATTCCAATCTTCTAGTGCTGAGTTGAAACTACTTGCACCTTTGAACATTGCTTGCATGTTTTTGACATTTCTCACATCCCATTTTTCAAGGGGTTGATTGAAGTTTTGTGCGTCATAAAACATCCCTGACATATTTTGGACTTTTTTTACATCCCAATTTTTGAGGGGTTGATTGAAGGAGGTGGCTCTGAAAAACATATAACTCATATCTTCGACATTTTTTACATTCCATTTGTCTAGGGGTTGGTTGAATGCTATGGCTTTGGAAAACATATCTACCATAATGATTGCCTTTGCAACATTCCAAGAGTTTAGAGGTTGATTGAAGCTCTCGGCACCAAAAAACATCCCATCAAAGCTTATTACATTACCAACATCCCAAGAATCTAGGGGCTGATTGAAAGAGCGGGCTTCTTCAAAAACTCTATCCATTAATGTAACCTTACTGACATCCCATTTGTCAATGGGTTGATTGAAAGTGTAGGCTTCTTCAAAGATTGCGCGCATTTTTTTGAGGCTTGAGGTGTTCCAAGAGTTTAGGGGCTGATTGAAGTTTTGTGCGCCTGAGAACATTTGCTCCATATCTTCTACCTTGCTAACATCCCACTTATCTAGAGGTTGGTTGAAATTGCTAGCACCAAAAAACATCCCCGACATATTTTTGACATTGCTAACATCCCAAGAGTTTAGAGATTGGTTGAACTTATGGGCGTGAGAAAACATTCCTGTCATATTTGCTACCTTGCTAACATCCCACTTATCTAGAGGTTGGTTGAAGACAAAAGCGTCCCCAAACATTGCTTCTGCATTGGTGAGATTGGAGGTGTTCCAAGAGTTTAGGGGCTGATTGAAGTTTTGTGCGCCAAAAAACATAAAGCTCATATCTTTGACATTACTTACATCCCAAAGCTCAATGCCTTCAAATTCTTTATTTGTGCGTGGGCTGTTATAAAAAAGTCCTCTCATGCTTGTGATTTTGCTGACATCAATTTGAGAGAGTGGGATTTTTGGGTCT of Helicobacter kayseriensis contains these proteins:
- a CDS encoding BspA family leucine-rich repeat surface protein, which translates into the protein MKSLFLPLLLLLQVQAEILFVPQSKHELIALLKDESVKLSTIDVSNIKDMSYLFCRNYTFTNECTGINRDLSGIESWNVSNVENMAGMFRGAELEEISLNSWDVSKVKNMRYMFADTFNFNSPLDSWDVGNVENMEFMFYNSSFNSPLNSWNVSNVKNMMGMFFHSSFNQPLEKWNVSKVENMSLMFCKSDFNQPLNSWDVSKVKTMGYMFFQSHFNQPLNHWDVSNVENIEEMFLLSPFSQDLSSWKEKNPFLKTKSKAQTLLDKCEQVTAKFCTTYTPSTLQELKTLIQDPKIPLSQIDVSKITSMRGLFYNSPRTNKEFEGIELWDVSNVKDMSFMFFGAQNFNQPLNSWNTSNLTNAEAMFGDAFVFNQPLDKWDVSKVANMTGMFSHAHKFNQSLNSWDVSNVKNMSGMFFGASNFNQPLDKWDVSKVEDMEQMFSGAQNFNQPLNSWNTSSLKKMRAIFEEAYTFNQPIDKWDVSKVTLMDRVFEEARSFNQPLDSWDVGNVISFDGMFFGAESFNQPLNSWNVAKAIIMVDMFSKAIAFNQPLDKWNVKNVEDMSYMFFRATSFNQPLKNWDVKKVQNMSGMFYDAQNFNQPLEKWDVRNVKNMQAMFKGASSFNSALEDWNVSNVENMSHMFERAIKFDKPLEKWNVSNVKNMQAMFMGAISFDRALQDWDVFNVRDMSEMFKNATSFNRSLKKWDVRNVKTMKAMFKGASSFEYSPSKWWNLDYKIIDEMMNQSAWEKNQ